In Cyprinus carpio isolate SPL01 chromosome B7, ASM1834038v1, whole genome shotgun sequence, a genomic segment contains:
- the LOC122137885 gene encoding TRAF-interacting protein with FHA domain-containing protein A-like — MNTNSKLETEELLACLHIHLFHPNQASLPLFRNLPLNQQYRMDAEDPLRLGRDGQTCIFALNDTSVSRKQLSIQAYKKAGSPFLSFMIQNLSQKVKLMVGGSELRYLERAELDDKVLCRFGRYELLIWQETGDSENKFEVLFETCNAPPSQEVGIDVLCRPPIIDTGMPWRNFENGSPVSQEPLESDETVVLV; from the coding sequence atgaatACTAATAGCAAACTCGAGACTGAAGAACTGCTTGCTTGTCTTCATATCCATCTCTTCCACCCTAACCAAGCCAGCCTTCCACTCTTCCGCAACCTGCCCCTAAATCAGCAGTACAGAATGGACGCTGAAGATCCACTCAGGCTTGGCCGTGATGGACAGACCTGCATCTTCGCCCTAAATGACACCTCTGTCTCTAGAAAACAGCTCTCCATTCAGGCGTATAAGAAAGCTGGCAGCCCGTTCTTGAGCTTCATGATCCAGAACTTGAGCCAGAAGGTCAAGCTCATGGTCGGTGGGTCTGAACTGAGATACCTAGAAAGAGCTGAGCTTGATGATAAGGTGCTCTGCCGCTTTGGGAGATATGAACTGCTGATTTGGCAGGAAACAGGAGATTCCGAGAATAAATTTGAGGTCCTGTTTGAAACATGCAATGCACCCCCTTCACAGGAAGTGGGCATAGATGTGCTATGCAGACCACCTATTATAGATACCGGCATGCCATGGAGAAACTTTGAGAATGGATCACCTGTGAGCCAAGAGCCGCTGGAGTCAGATGAGACAGTTGTTTTAGTATAG